The following proteins are co-located in the Solanum pennellii chromosome 8, SPENNV200 genome:
- the LOC107027959 gene encoding proline-rich receptor-like protein kinase PERK8 yields the protein MKHSMTTKCLFLVLCVATFCLTDSQNTNTMPPASLLCISECNTCPVICSTPPPSPIKLNPPPSPSTSILVQTPPPPPPLFAPLRPSPPSSHSPSPPSSSQKEPKSPPPSYMIYTGAPPPPHTSNCPPNIINIPSTQVPPVQKNYTYPYYYYFASEATSIPLFHGSIVLGFWVVFHFICW from the coding sequence ATGAAACATTCCATGACAACAAAATGCTTATTTCTGGTACTTTGTGTTGCAACATTTTGTCTAACAGATTCCCAAAATACTAACACAATGCCACCAGCAAGTTTACTCTGCATAAGTGAATGTAATACATGTCCTGTTATTTGTTCTACTCCACCACCTTCCCCTATCAAACTCAACCCACCACCTTCACCATCAACATCAATACTTGTAcaaacaccaccaccaccaccaccacttTTCGCCCCACTACGCCCCTCACCACCATCCTCTCATTCACCATCACCACCGTCCTCGTCGCAGAAAGAACCTAAATCTCCTCCACCATCTTACATGATATACACTGGtgctcctcctcctcctcataCTTCTAATTGTCCTcctaatattattaatataccATCAACTCAGGTGCCACCAGTGCAGAAGAACTATACTTATCCTTACTACTATTATTTTGCTTCAGAGGCGACTTCTATTCCACTTTTTCATGGCTCCATTGTTTTGGGATTTTGGGTCgttttccattttatttgttGGTGA